A region of Helicobacter sp. 12S02232-10 DNA encodes the following proteins:
- a CDS encoding extracellular solute-binding protein — MRIFKTIVIFLLTGIFAFGSSYISLGEKAKYPHLKHFDYVNPLAPKGGSIKNYSLGTFDSLNPFIIKGTPADGLELVYDTLLVQSLDEPYAEYALIADDIEVAKDNSFVIFHIDKRAKFSDGKSVEASDVKFSFDILMQQGSPVFKQYYADIKEAVVLDKNRIKFIFRTNKNRELPLILGQLQILPKHYYEKNPFGKNPLLLPVGSGPYKVKSFDVGKKIVYERDKNYWAKDLPSRVGQFNFDTSVYEYYKDDTVALRAFLSGAYDWRIETSAKVWARGYTGKALSSGEIKKISLRHYLPSGMQGFFFNTRRNIFKDIRVREALFYAFDFEWSNKNLFFSQYKRTSSYFNNSVFASFGVPKGRELDILKQYQKELKTSAPKIFSTPYVIPSTDGDKVVGENRRENLKYAQKLLEEAGWKVKNNRLINVKTGKPFVFTLLLDNLAFERLALAYAQNLKVLGIEMKIQRVDLSQYINRLRDFDYDMIVAVIGQSLFPGNEQRYFWGSQSAKTFGSKNYAGVSDPVVDDLIKLLIKAKDRSEQIELTRALDRVLLWGFYVIPHFYLPDFRIAYWNKIQMPSVSPKYGFSQYLWWDKNLQNQPKEP; from the coding sequence ATGCGAATTTTTAAAACCATTGTGATTTTTTTATTGACGGGCATTTTTGCTTTTGGAAGCTCTTATATTTCTTTAGGTGAAAAAGCCAAGTATCCTCATTTGAAGCATTTTGATTATGTCAATCCACTTGCCCCTAAAGGCGGGAGTATCAAAAATTATTCTCTAGGAACATTTGATAGTCTCAATCCTTTTATTATCAAAGGCACACCTGCAGATGGCTTGGAATTGGTCTATGATACGCTTTTAGTGCAAAGTCTTGATGAGCCTTATGCTGAATATGCCCTAATTGCTGATGATATTGAGGTAGCTAAAGATAATTCTTTTGTTATTTTCCATATTGATAAACGCGCAAAGTTTAGCGATGGTAAAAGCGTTGAAGCCTCAGACGTGAAATTTAGTTTTGATATTTTAATGCAACAGGGTTCGCCTGTTTTTAAACAATATTATGCTGATATAAAAGAAGCTGTAGTTTTGGATAAAAATCGCATAAAATTTATCTTTAGAACCAATAAAAATCGCGAACTTCCTTTGATTTTGGGACAGCTTCAGATTTTACCCAAGCATTATTATGAAAAAAATCCTTTTGGGAAAAATCCGTTGCTTCTACCTGTGGGTAGTGGTCCTTACAAAGTCAAGTCCTTTGATGTTGGTAAAAAAATCGTTTATGAACGGGATAAAAACTATTGGGCAAAAGATTTGCCTTCGCGCGTGGGGCAATTTAATTTTGATACGTCTGTTTATGAATATTATAAAGATGATACAGTGGCTTTGCGAGCATTTTTAAGCGGTGCATATGATTGGCGTATTGAGACAAGTGCGAAAGTTTGGGCAAGGGGTTATACAGGAAAAGCCCTAAGCTCTGGAGAGATAAAAAAAATTTCCCTCAGGCATTATTTACCTAGTGGAATGCAAGGTTTTTTCTTTAATACGCGTAGAAATATTTTTAAAGATATTCGGGTCAGGGAAGCCTTATTTTATGCGTTTGATTTTGAATGGAGTAATAAGAATCTTTTTTTCTCCCAATACAAAAGAACAAGTAGTTATTTTAATAATTCTGTTTTTGCTTCTTTTGGTGTTCCAAAAGGGCGTGAGCTTGATATTTTGAAACAATATCAAAAAGAGCTAAAGACTTCTGCTCCAAAGATTTTTAGCACACCTTATGTAATCCCTAGTACAGATGGAGATAAGGTTGTAGGGGAAAACAGACGGGAAAATCTTAAATATGCCCAAAAACTTCTTGAAGAAGCTGGTTGGAAAGTCAAAAATAATCGTCTTATCAATGTAAAAACAGGCAAACCTTTTGTCTTTACCTTACTTTTAGATAATCTTGCTTTTGAGCGCTTAGCATTAGCTTATGCACAGAATTTGAAAGTTTTGGGCATTGAAATGAAAATCCAACGTGTGGATTTGAGTCAATACATCAATCGCTTGCGCGACTTTGATTATGATATGATTGTAGCTGTTATTGGTCAATCACTTTTTCCTGGCAATGAGCAGAGGTATTTTTGGGGAAGCCAAAGCGCAAAGACTTTTGGCAGTAAGAATTATGCAGGGGTTTCTGATCCTGTGGTAGATGATTTGATAAAGCTTTTGATTAAAGCCAAAGACAGATCAGAACAAATTGAACTTACTCGGGCTTTGGATAGGGTGTTATTGTGGGGATTTTATGTGATCCCACATTTTTATTTGCCTGATTTTCGGATTGCATATTGGAATAAGATTCAAATGCCTTCTGTTAGTCCAAAATATGGATTTTCTCAGTATTTATGGTGGGATAAAAATCTTCAAAATCAGCCAAAGGAGCCTTAA